The Enterococcus sp. 7F3_DIV0205 genome has a window encoding:
- a CDS encoding PBP1A family penicillin-binding protein has product MDFKTIMGKIKSGFQSFWAWIKPYLVRFHHWRKRIWKKYQINKIILLLGMVVVLVASIYLFTLAKSANVGALKKGLEESTVIYDKNGDEAGKLFGQKGTFVTIDQISPYVKDALISTEDRNFEKHHGYDIKGLLRAVVGKLSLGMIGGGGGGSTITQQLAKNAYLTQEQTMTRKARELFLAIEIEKKYDKSQILEMYLNNSYFGNGVWGIEDASHKYFAVSASELSVGQAATLVGMLKGPGIYNPIDYVENAVNRRNTVLQLMVDNGKLSQGEADAQANIDMGSMLIDNYSDQNSDYRYPYYFDVVIDEAVNKYGLKEEDLLNKGYKIYTALDQNYQKAMEQTYANDALFPPNAEDGAMVQSGSVALDPKTGGVQGVVGGRGEHVYRGFNFATQTKRSPGSSLKPISVYTPALESGMKPNSILEDKPQDYYPAENYSRTNSGEVTMYQALGESLNLPAVWTLHKIGLDKGFEKTEKFGIPLAKEDKYYGLALGGLKTGVSPLTMANAYSAFANGGVQSEAHLITKIVDSTGAVIEDNTNAKTKQIITKDTADQMTSMLLGVFSSGTGMNADPAGYVMAGKTGTTETNFDTDKTNDQWVVGYTPDVVVATWLGFEQTSESHYLQGSSATHASTVFSSQTQGILPYTAQTPFTIADAYATGGVVQPAGEVPTNENNDAWKESVKDIGGQVKEGAKDIGGKLKEGWDNAKNGLKDFFGGLTGQ; this is encoded by the coding sequence ATGGACTTTAAGACAATTATGGGAAAAATAAAATCTGGTTTTCAAAGCTTCTGGGCTTGGATCAAACCATACCTTGTTCGTTTTCACCATTGGCGGAAGCGAATTTGGAAAAAATATCAAATCAATAAGATTATTTTGCTTTTAGGGATGGTCGTGGTTTTAGTGGCCAGTATTTACTTATTTACATTAGCTAAATCGGCAAATGTAGGAGCACTAAAAAAAGGGCTGGAAGAATCTACTGTTATTTATGATAAAAATGGTGATGAAGCAGGAAAATTATTTGGTCAAAAAGGAACGTTTGTTACTATTGATCAAATTTCGCCTTATGTTAAAGATGCGTTGATCTCAACGGAAGATCGAAACTTTGAAAAACATCATGGATACGATATTAAAGGACTTTTACGTGCGGTTGTCGGAAAACTAAGTTTAGGCATGATCGGTGGCGGTGGTGGAGGTAGTACGATTACACAACAACTAGCCAAAAATGCCTACCTTACACAAGAACAAACAATGACTCGTAAAGCAAGAGAGTTATTCTTAGCAATCGAAATCGAGAAAAAATATGATAAATCGCAGATTCTAGAAATGTACCTGAATAATTCATACTTTGGTAATGGTGTTTGGGGAATCGAAGATGCCTCGCATAAATATTTTGCTGTGAGTGCGAGTGAACTTTCAGTCGGTCAAGCAGCGACCTTAGTTGGTATGTTGAAAGGACCAGGTATTTATAATCCAATCGACTATGTTGAAAATGCCGTGAATCGCCGTAATACAGTTTTACAGTTGATGGTAGATAATGGCAAATTATCTCAAGGTGAAGCCGATGCTCAAGCAAATATTGACATGGGCAGTATGCTGATTGACAATTATTCTGATCAAAATTCAGATTACAGATATCCATATTACTTCGATGTGGTCATCGATGAAGCGGTCAATAAGTATGGCTTAAAAGAAGAGGATCTTTTGAATAAAGGGTACAAAATTTATACTGCATTAGACCAAAACTATCAAAAAGCAATGGAACAAACCTATGCCAATGATGCTTTATTCCCACCAAATGCCGAAGATGGCGCAATGGTTCAAAGTGGTTCCGTTGCACTTGATCCAAAAACTGGTGGTGTCCAAGGTGTTGTAGGTGGTCGTGGAGAACACGTATACCGTGGCTTTAACTTTGCGACTCAAACTAAACGTTCTCCAGGATCATCCTTGAAACCTATTTCGGTGTATACACCAGCATTAGAATCTGGAATGAAACCAAATAGTATTTTAGAAGACAAACCGCAAGATTACTATCCTGCTGAAAACTATAGTCGGACGAATAGCGGTGAAGTAACGATGTATCAAGCATTAGGTGAAAGTTTGAATTTACCTGCTGTTTGGACATTGCATAAAATTGGATTAGATAAAGGTTTTGAGAAAACTGAAAAATTCGGTATTCCGTTAGCCAAAGAAGATAAATATTACGGTTTAGCACTTGGTGGTTTGAAAACAGGGGTTTCTCCGTTGACGATGGCGAATGCTTACAGTGCGTTTGCTAATGGCGGTGTCCAATCAGAGGCACATTTAATCACAAAAATCGTTGATTCAACAGGAGCAGTTATTGAAGATAACACGAATGCCAAAACGAAACAAATCATCACAAAAGATACTGCGGATCAAATGACAAGTATGCTCTTAGGTGTCTTTAGCTCAGGAACTGGGATGAATGCTGATCCAGCAGGATATGTTATGGCTGGGAAAACTGGAACGACAGAAACAAATTTTGATACAGATAAAACCAATGACCAATGGGTTGTCGGCTACACACCGGATGTGGTGGTTGCAACGTGGTTAGGCTTTGAACAAACAAGTGAAAGTCATTATCTGCAAGGAAGCAGCGCTACACATGCTTCTACCGTTTTCAGCAGCCAAACGCAAGGGATTTTACCTTATACAGCGCAAACACCATTTACCATAGCTGATGCTTATGCAACAGGTGGTGTTGTACAGCCGGCAGGCGAAGTGCCAACGAATGAAAACAACGATGCTTGGAAAGAAAGTGTCAAAGATATCGGTGGCCAAGTGAAAGAAGGTGCCAAAGATATCGGTGGAAAACTTAAAGAAGGCTGGGACAATGCTAAAAATGGTTTGAAAGACTTCTTCGGTGGTTTGACAGGACAATAA
- a CDS encoding helix-turn-helix domain-containing protein, translating to MRLFLDEIYDRRLKVLSYINNSKEPKSVKEIAEATNLAKRTVSMFIRQFEQELDVSEKVFKIHYVNQTINSVSINNLDLNSIGSNYLLNSTIYKIIKHIFLFDKLDVAKFCEAEFISAATFSRHRKKLREILLRCGLDLSRENSFIGDEFRIRNFFFLFFFNASNTWEFDKQEYMETYTYFSKNLSGWEQLDSIKQLKIILLVYISLIRSKHKNYAENQTLIELSKKRATHQTFTLLFNYFSATKNKTTEQVWGETSATAFYIYKDDILSEPIEIESYEEYFSMYYFPFIDFSKEVTNQIINTFFAESDNKELYLNVRKEIDRFYLVRNISFIDYRIFYYVYDEEQFYYADTLETEMKEKLLSICQQLGVSEQYDFQKYETQEVLLDYLYLIVYTLQIRFNSVEYIPVQIFIQNTKLFITDILIQKVSLFFGDRVRFVETLSPSVDLIITDIKVIDEKNQVEQVYVSTFSDLSDMSYLFEQIQKKLLEKYSQRKMYLQNDK from the coding sequence TTGAGATTATTTTTAGATGAAATCTATGATAGAAGGTTAAAAGTATTGAGCTACATCAATAATAGCAAAGAACCAAAGAGTGTTAAAGAAATAGCGGAAGCGACAAATTTGGCTAAAAGAACGGTATCGATGTTTATCCGACAATTTGAGCAAGAGTTAGATGTTTCTGAAAAAGTGTTTAAAATTCATTATGTCAACCAGACAATCAATAGTGTATCTATTAACAATCTGGACCTAAACAGCATTGGAAGTAATTATTTATTGAACTCTACAATTTATAAAATAATCAAGCATATTTTTTTATTTGATAAATTAGATGTCGCTAAATTTTGCGAAGCAGAATTCATAAGCGCTGCAACATTTTCTAGACACAGAAAAAAATTACGTGAAATTTTATTAAGATGTGGGCTAGATTTATCCAGGGAGAATAGTTTCATAGGAGATGAATTTAGAATAAGAAATTTCTTTTTTCTTTTTTTCTTCAACGCATCTAATACATGGGAATTTGATAAACAAGAATACATGGAAACATACACTTATTTCTCAAAGAATTTATCAGGTTGGGAACAACTAGATAGTATCAAACAACTAAAAATCATTCTTCTTGTGTACATCAGTTTAATTCGTTCGAAACATAAAAATTATGCTGAAAATCAAACACTAATAGAGTTATCAAAAAAAAGAGCTACGCATCAAACATTTACCCTTCTATTCAATTATTTTTCAGCAACTAAAAATAAAACGACAGAGCAGGTTTGGGGAGAGACTAGTGCAACAGCATTTTATATTTATAAAGATGACATACTATCAGAGCCTATTGAAATAGAAAGCTACGAAGAGTATTTTTCCATGTATTATTTTCCGTTTATCGATTTTAGTAAGGAAGTTACGAATCAAATCATCAACACTTTTTTTGCTGAATCTGATAATAAGGAATTGTATTTGAACGTTAGAAAAGAAATTGATCGTTTTTATTTAGTACGCAACATCTCTTTCATTGATTATCGAATTTTTTACTATGTTTATGATGAAGAACAGTTTTATTATGCGGATACACTTGAAACAGAAATGAAAGAGAAACTACTCTCTATTTGCCAACAACTAGGCGTATCTGAACAATATGATTTTCAAAAATATGAAACACAAGAAGTATTGCTGGATTATTTGTATCTGATTGTTTATACACTGCAGATCAGGTTTAATTCAGTGGAATATATACCTGTTCAAATCTTTATTCAGAACACAAAACTGTTTATTACGGATATTTTAATCCAGAAGGTGTCATTATTTTTTGGCGATCGTGTTCGATTTGTAGAAACCCTATCTCCTTCAGTCGATCTTATCATTACAGATATAAAAGTAATCGACGAAAAGAACCAAGTTGAGCAAGTATATGTATCAACATTTTCAGATCTTTCAGATATGTCCTATTTGTTTGAGCAAATACAAAAAAAGCTTCTGGAAAAATATAGCCAAAGAAAAATGTACTTACAAAACGATAAATAA
- a CDS encoding endo-beta-N-acetylglucosaminidase family protein, protein MSKKFTFLLIPIFFLLSFSLLPNQSNAAQVNQKDPIMMAYYRTWRDVTMPHDANSTLPDQNVTAMTDIPEGVDIVSVFHYVNPGTDQQKFWDTLKNTYVPTLHARGTRVIRTIDIREVWNVPHVGTTPTTAEYDKYAQQLIDTYLTPWNLDGLDVDMESSLTAKQEEMAVGTFKALSKKLGPNSNTGKLLIYDTNKDNHSLFKKTASYFDYLFVQAYGRSAASLDTTWNTYKTSITPQQFLPGVSFPEEQDRNRWNDTVEPYVTSRAYAYAKWNPKDGQKGGMFVYAIDRDGKQFGDDTITKTDFNWTKRLINTMNGN, encoded by the coding sequence ATGTCTAAGAAGTTCACTTTTTTACTTATTCCGATTTTCTTTTTACTAAGTTTTAGCCTATTGCCGAATCAATCTAATGCAGCGCAAGTCAATCAAAAAGATCCTATCATGATGGCTTATTATCGTACTTGGCGAGATGTTACCATGCCTCACGATGCAAATTCAACCTTGCCTGATCAAAATGTTACGGCTATGACAGATATTCCAGAAGGCGTAGATATTGTTTCTGTTTTCCATTATGTAAATCCAGGGACTGATCAACAGAAATTTTGGGATACATTGAAAAACACTTATGTGCCTACTTTGCACGCTAGAGGAACCCGCGTGATTCGCACGATCGATATTAGAGAAGTGTGGAATGTCCCACATGTAGGTACGACACCAACAACGGCGGAATATGACAAATACGCTCAACAATTGATCGATACTTATCTGACACCATGGAATTTAGATGGGTTGGATGTTGACATGGAATCTAGTTTGACTGCTAAACAAGAAGAAATGGCTGTTGGGACTTTCAAAGCCTTGTCTAAAAAATTAGGCCCAAATTCCAATACTGGAAAATTATTGATTTATGATACAAATAAAGATAATCATTCTTTATTCAAAAAAACAGCGTCTTACTTTGATTACCTATTCGTCCAAGCTTACGGTCGCTCAGCTGCTTCTTTAGACACTACGTGGAATACGTATAAAACGTCGATCACACCACAACAGTTCCTCCCTGGAGTCTCTTTCCCAGAAGAACAAGATCGTAATCGTTGGAATGACACTGTAGAACCCTACGTAACTAGCCGTGCTTATGCTTATGCGAAATGGAATCCAAAAGATGGTCAAAAAGGCGGAATGTTTGTTTACGCAATTGATCGAGACGGGAAACAATTTGGCGATGATACAATCACCAAAACCGATTTTAACTGGACAAAACGCTTGATCAATACCATGAATGGTAACTAG
- a CDS encoding RluA family pseudouridine synthase: MELSIQLPKNFKEQTVRELLEQEWLVPRKVRHFLRTRKNVSINGESALFHFPVKGGDIVTLQFEPEDYPTPTILLGNKLNIEVLFEDEHLIILNKPIGMKTHPNQPDEHDTLLNHLAAYLAPKNQIPYVVHRLDKETSGAILFAKNPFVLPILGRLLESKQIYRRYQAVVSGNLKESLTIRKKIGRDRHDRRKRVVDERRGDIAVTHVDIDSYVKQSNQTTVYCVLETGRTHQIRVHLASMGHPIIGDPLYHPKPNGRLLLHAYELHLTHPFTGEVIVAIAKPSLW; this comes from the coding sequence ATGGAATTATCCATCCAATTACCGAAAAATTTTAAAGAGCAAACCGTTCGAGAATTACTTGAACAAGAATGGCTTGTTCCTCGCAAAGTACGACACTTTTTACGCACTCGAAAAAACGTTTCAATCAATGGTGAGTCAGCCTTATTTCATTTCCCTGTAAAAGGTGGCGATATTGTTACTTTACAGTTTGAACCAGAAGATTATCCAACACCAACGATTCTTTTAGGAAACAAGCTTAACATTGAAGTCTTATTCGAAGATGAACACTTAATTATTTTAAATAAACCAATCGGGATGAAAACTCATCCTAACCAGCCTGATGAACATGATACGCTCCTTAATCATTTAGCTGCTTATTTGGCACCAAAAAACCAAATTCCATATGTGGTTCATCGACTGGATAAAGAAACTAGCGGCGCAATACTATTTGCTAAAAATCCTTTCGTTTTACCGATTTTAGGACGATTACTGGAAAGCAAACAAATCTATCGACGTTATCAAGCGGTGGTTTCAGGTAATCTAAAAGAATCTTTGACCATTCGAAAAAAAATCGGGCGTGATCGGCATGATCGCCGAAAACGTGTGGTTGATGAACGACGTGGAGATATAGCTGTGACTCATGTTGACATTGACTCTTATGTGAAACAATCAAATCAAACAACTGTTTATTGCGTTCTGGAAACTGGAAGAACCCATCAAATCCGTGTCCATTTAGCGAGTATGGGACATCCAATCATTGGTGACCCTTTATATCACCCAAAACCGAATGGACGCTTGTTGCTTCATGCCTATGAGCTACACCTCACTCATCCGTTTACTGGAGAAGTAATTGTGGCAATTGCCAAACCTAGTTTATGGTAA
- the lepB gene encoding signal peptidase I — protein MKKASKQDLVTKSKKKNEEFQKPKTKVGTKKKKRNKPTRPQAAKQKQIRIKKSSATRKHKVNHRFSLKDFGKELGITIIIVIGLFLLSSQLFFALPMFEGYGMAPTVSDGDRVYVNRLKKVRRFKLVYFNVPNSKERSIRRVVGLPGEEVSYKNDQLLIDQQPIVERFLATALYRAKQEEELVTEDFSINQLSNGQQQRIPKGKYLVLGDNRHYSTDSRYYGMIDKKDIIGVVETRIWPIYKWRSY, from the coding sequence ATGAAAAAAGCAAGTAAACAAGACCTTGTAACAAAGAGTAAAAAAAAGAATGAAGAGTTTCAAAAACCAAAAACGAAAGTAGGAACAAAAAAAAAGAAAAGAAATAAGCCGACACGCCCCCAAGCTGCCAAACAGAAACAAATACGAATAAAAAAGAGTTCTGCAACAAGAAAGCATAAAGTAAATCATCGTTTTTCTCTAAAAGATTTTGGGAAGGAGCTAGGTATCACGATTATAATAGTGATAGGCTTGTTTCTGCTCAGTTCTCAGCTTTTTTTTGCTCTTCCGATGTTTGAAGGGTATGGGATGGCTCCAACAGTTAGTGATGGAGATCGAGTTTATGTGAATCGTTTGAAGAAAGTAAGACGATTCAAACTAGTCTATTTTAATGTTCCTAATAGTAAAGAACGCTCAATTCGGCGGGTAGTTGGGCTTCCAGGAGAAGAAGTAAGTTATAAAAATGATCAATTACTCATTGACCAACAACCGATCGTTGAACGTTTTTTGGCAACAGCTCTTTATCGTGCGAAGCAAGAAGAAGAATTAGTAACTGAAGATTTTTCAATTAATCAGCTGTCAAATGGACAGCAACAACGGATTCCTAAAGGGAAATATTTGGTTTTAGGGGATAATAGACATTATTCAACGGATAGTCGCTATTATGGAATGATTGATAAAAAAGATATCATTGGTGTGGTTGAAACAAGAATTTGGCCTATCTATAAATGGAGATCGTATTAA
- a CDS encoding helix-turn-helix domain-containing protein codes for MQTLLMKRTARQEFELLKQLLRNKNGVTNQEIMDSFNISLHNVYRIQKQLADNLSLVFEKNLVILSKKNGYLSIYIDKSLCTSYVIDLMSLYYLKISQQYHLSDALFYGSYTSVEALAQEVNLSLSHTYKILNKMNDSFEPFNLSIEFPAKRNRTNVVGDEKNVRMTMLYIYWTIYKGIHWPFYHAPKNFYELPFPIKSNLLSPSQKMRLSYFQTYTYWQILYRKEFVSLSKEFLDYLTIFEEISPVSFPDSIKEALHKNQVSDDVIQAEEYYFGFLTRFYIANIDSIEDKFLIVNNLIHSGLPLTTFATTLLNDFIAENCLILSEENFVLSYYQLIFNLLYIQFFGINVPFSQIENEKFPFCDPSIDLFDSKKEEFIQFAYEKLSFDLFPMISKSSSLVEYLAKILWFVYNSSSHQKKLKILIQYSKTIYGYDLIKNRLSNFFSKSAITFTYNMEEADIIISDSYEHTKSENEQAIVFYFEYPYDQDEWHKLLKSISQLLY; via the coding sequence ATGCAGACTCTATTAATGAAACGGACAGCGCGACAAGAATTTGAATTATTAAAACAATTATTACGGAATAAAAATGGTGTAACGAACCAAGAAATCATGGATTCATTTAACATCTCACTTCATAATGTTTATCGTATTCAAAAGCAACTCGCAGATAATTTATCTTTAGTATTTGAAAAAAATCTAGTAATATTATCAAAAAAAAATGGATACCTTTCTATTTATATTGATAAATCGCTTTGCACAAGCTATGTAATTGATCTGATGAGCCTTTATTACTTAAAAATTTCTCAACAATACCATTTATCCGATGCCTTATTCTATGGTAGTTACACTAGTGTGGAAGCTTTAGCACAAGAAGTAAATCTTAGTCTTTCACATACTTATAAAATACTAAACAAGATGAATGATTCTTTTGAGCCCTTCAATCTCAGTATCGAATTTCCAGCAAAAAGAAATCGTACTAATGTTGTTGGTGATGAAAAAAATGTGCGCATGACTATGCTTTACATCTATTGGACTATTTATAAAGGAATTCACTGGCCTTTTTACCATGCACCAAAGAATTTTTATGAACTTCCTTTCCCTATTAAATCCAATTTACTCTCACCTTCTCAAAAGATGAGATTATCTTACTTTCAAACCTACACTTATTGGCAGATTCTATATAGAAAGGAATTCGTTTCGTTATCGAAAGAATTTTTAGATTATTTAACTATTTTTGAAGAAATCTCTCCTGTTTCTTTTCCTGATTCTATAAAAGAAGCTCTACATAAAAACCAGGTATCCGATGATGTAATTCAAGCTGAAGAATACTATTTTGGCTTTTTAACCCGTTTTTATATTGCAAATATCGATTCTATAGAAGACAAATTTCTTATTGTGAATAATTTGATACATTCAGGCTTACCACTTACTACCTTTGCAACAACACTCTTGAATGATTTTATAGCTGAAAATTGTCTTATATTGTCTGAAGAAAACTTTGTTTTAAGTTATTATCAACTTATTTTCAATTTGCTTTATATTCAATTTTTTGGCATAAATGTTCCTTTTTCACAAATAGAAAATGAGAAGTTCCCTTTTTGTGACCCATCCATTGATCTATTTGATTCAAAAAAAGAAGAGTTTATTCAATTTGCATATGAAAAATTAAGTTTTGACCTTTTCCCTATGATTTCAAAATCATCTTCATTAGTAGAATATCTTGCAAAAATCCTATGGTTTGTTTATAACAGCTCAAGTCATCAAAAAAAATTAAAGATTCTTATTCAGTATTCAAAAACGATTTATGGGTATGATTTAATAAAAAATAGATTAAGTAATTTTTTTTCTAAATCTGCTATTACATTTACCTATAATATGGAAGAAGCGGATATTATTATTTCAGATTCCTATGAACATACAAAGTCAGAAAATGAACAAGCTATCGTTTTCTATTTTGAATATCCTTATGATCAAGATGAATGGCATAAACTGCTCAAATCCATCAGCCAATTACTTTACTGA
- a CDS encoding winged helix-turn-helix domain-containing protein, with the protein MSNLNKLQAIVAFENEISDVTKLCEMILAVREQSDCYIFIVSTNPNDTGKMIYLRLGVDFVFTENHHELEEILLVMNNTFSRNRKEVIRVSNEDKKEMKSSKLFLIHSNFSVLIEGVREVALTRLEFQTLNLLAEKPKVAFSYEEIYRELYQEKLEGNRTYRVANIIFHLRKKIEVSTNRPMYIKTVRSKGYMLDI; encoded by the coding sequence ATGTCTAATTTAAATAAGTTACAGGCTATCGTAGCTTTTGAAAATGAAATAAGTGATGTAACAAAATTGTGCGAAATGATTTTGGCAGTGAGGGAACAATCAGATTGTTACATTTTCATTGTTTCTACTAATCCCAATGATACAGGGAAAATGATCTACTTACGTTTAGGAGTAGACTTTGTTTTTACTGAAAATCACCATGAGTTAGAAGAAATTTTATTGGTTATGAATAATACATTTAGCAGAAATCGAAAAGAAGTTATCAGAGTAAGTAATGAGGACAAAAAAGAAATGAAGTCTTCAAAACTATTTTTGATTCATAGTAATTTTAGCGTATTAATAGAAGGAGTTAGAGAAGTAGCGTTAACAAGGTTAGAATTCCAAACACTAAACTTGCTTGCTGAAAAACCTAAGGTAGCCTTCTCGTATGAAGAAATTTATCGAGAACTTTACCAAGAAAAGCTAGAAGGGAATCGAACATATAGAGTAGCGAATATTATTTTTCATTTAAGAAAAAAAATTGAAGTATCAACGAACAGACCAATGTATATCAAAACAGTTCGTTCCAAAGGTTATATGTTGGATATTTAA
- a CDS encoding ATP-binding protein: protein MKLVKMKLVNFRGYGEEIFYFKQMTGLIGKNDVGKSTILEALDIFFNAENKNGVIQPDINDLLISCDEDKYYTITCFFEVPENEVVIIDDSNPTNLKEEYLLNKDGLLEIEKRWDCTGKSITNSSLSINIIADIPYIGEKQFLTMKIVELRKELENIKDEIDDYNDVNKSLKAEIRKRLYKFYTNDIEKREHPINIKNIETDTKTLWKSLSKNFPMYFLFQSDRNNSDGDNEIQTPLKAAARKAVSEKLEELEEIENYIINEVSKVGEDTLKKLSEFDNSIAKGLGTNYKTKAWDSLFSFNISDDKEIPINKRGSGVRRLILLSYFRAEAEKSFLRADSKGIIYAIEEPETSQHPDFQLMILQSLEKICENDNTQVIFTTHTPEIAKLFEPESLIFISKNSSEKPRVETNELDKINGIISSLGILPSVSSKFVICVEGENDLEFLKRTNQAVPELKEIIDLSEISIIPMAGSKLKQWIDRNYLEDSNVREFHIYDSDVNEYCEKIIEINRLNDGRRFGINTQLLEMENYIPPELISKEFGIDIPDVEVWKKTDVPKFLLDKTFLQIPDKKKREMALKGILNKKLPCNFTKEILENYGVYEELESWFIKFAECSR from the coding sequence ATGAAACTGGTAAAGATGAAATTGGTGAATTTTAGAGGGTATGGTGAAGAAATTTTTTATTTTAAACAAATGACTGGATTAATAGGTAAAAACGATGTAGGGAAATCAACTATTTTAGAAGCATTGGATATTTTTTTTAATGCAGAGAATAAAAATGGTGTTATTCAACCAGATATCAATGATTTATTGATATCTTGTGATGAAGATAAATATTATACTATAACTTGTTTTTTTGAAGTACCCGAAAATGAAGTTGTAATAATTGATGATAGTAATCCAACAAATTTAAAAGAAGAATATTTACTTAATAAAGATGGGCTACTAGAAATAGAAAAAAGGTGGGATTGTACAGGAAAAAGTATTACTAATAGTAGTTTAAGCATAAATATAATCGCCGATATTCCTTATATTGGTGAAAAACAATTTTTAACTATGAAAATTGTAGAATTGAGAAAAGAGTTGGAAAACATTAAAGATGAAATTGATGATTATAACGACGTCAACAAGAGTCTAAAAGCTGAGATAAGGAAGAGGCTATATAAATTTTATACTAATGATATAGAAAAAAGAGAACATCCTATCAACATAAAAAATATCGAAACAGACACAAAAACGTTGTGGAAATCATTATCTAAAAACTTTCCTATGTATTTTTTATTTCAGTCGGATAGAAATAATTCTGATGGAGACAATGAGATACAGACACCTTTAAAAGCAGCAGCTAGAAAAGCAGTTTCTGAAAAATTAGAAGAACTGGAAGAAATAGAAAATTATATAATTAATGAAGTTTCCAAGGTTGGAGAAGACACTCTCAAAAAGTTAAGTGAATTTGATAACTCTATTGCTAAAGGATTGGGAACTAACTATAAAACAAAAGCTTGGGATAGTTTATTTAGTTTTAATATATCAGATGATAAAGAGATACCTATAAATAAAAGAGGTTCGGGAGTTCGAAGATTAATATTATTAAGTTACTTTAGAGCTGAGGCAGAAAAATCTTTTTTGAGAGCAGATAGTAAAGGGATTATTTATGCTATTGAAGAACCTGAAACATCACAGCATCCAGATTTTCAACTAATGATATTACAGTCTTTGGAGAAAATATGTGAAAATGATAACACACAAGTTATATTTACTACACATACTCCAGAAATTGCTAAACTGTTTGAGCCAGAGTCACTAATTTTCATTAGTAAAAATTCGTCAGAGAAGCCTAGGGTTGAAACAAATGAATTGGATAAAATAAATGGAATTATAAGTTCTTTAGGTATTCTACCATCTGTTTCTTCTAAATTTGTTATTTGCGTTGAAGGAGAAAATGATTTGGAATTTCTGAAACGTACTAATCAAGCAGTACCTGAACTAAAAGAGATTATTGATTTATCAGAAATATCAATTATCCCTATGGCTGGTTCAAAATTAAAGCAATGGATTGATAGAAACTATCTTGAAGATTCTAATGTCAGAGAATTTCATATTTATGATTCAGATGTAAATGAGTATTGTGAAAAAATCATTGAAATTAATAGATTGAATGACGGTAGGCGTTTCGGGATAAATACCCAACTATTGGAGATGGAAAATTATATTCCACCTGAATTAATTTCCAAAGAGTTTGGTATAGATATACCAGATGTTGAGGTATGGAAAAAAACTGATGTTCCAAAATTTTTATTGGATAAAACTTTTCTTCAGATTCCAGATAAGAAGAAAAGAGAGATGGCCTTAAAAGGTATTCTGAATAAGAAATTGCCATGTAACTTTACAAAAGAGATTTTGGAAAATTATGGTGTATATGAAGAGCTAGAATCGTGGTTTATTAAATTTGCAGAGTGTAGTCGCTAA
- a CDS encoding YlbF family regulator has protein sequence MSNIYDTANQVEREIREMEEFKALEQAYADVKADEEAYKLFKEFQTFQQGLQEKQMRGEEFSEEDAEKAQALATEVQKAEVINQLMQKEQAFSLIVNDLNRIIMTPIRDLYND, from the coding sequence ATGAGCAATATTTATGATACAGCCAATCAAGTAGAACGCGAAATCCGTGAAATGGAAGAATTTAAAGCGTTAGAACAAGCATACGCAGATGTAAAAGCAGACGAAGAAGCGTACAAATTATTTAAAGAATTCCAAACCTTCCAACAAGGATTACAAGAAAAACAAATGCGCGGTGAAGAATTTTCAGAAGAAGATGCAGAGAAAGCTCAAGCACTAGCAACGGAAGTTCAAAAAGCAGAAGTCATCAACCAATTGATGCAAAAAGAACAAGCTTTCAGCTTGATCGTAAATGATTTGAATCGCATTATCATGACACCGATTCGCGATTTATATAACGATTAA